A part of Xenopus tropicalis strain Nigerian chromosome 4, UCB_Xtro_10.0, whole genome shotgun sequence genomic DNA contains:
- the LOC116410379 gene encoding cleavage stimulation factor subunit 3-like: protein MGKVGIAAPLCGCDGSSADARTGHGRLLNMFRKKVKKAEKKLEDNPYDLDAWSILIREAQNQPIDKARKTYERLVAQFPSSGRFWKLYVEAEVKAKNDDKVEKVSVQRTYCLVHVFIQ, encoded by the exons ATGGGCAAGGTGGGCATCGCTGCTCCTCTTTGTGGCTGTGATGGCAGCTCTGCAGATGCCCGTACGGGCCATGGAAG GCTGCTGAATATGTTCCGGAAAAAGGTGAAGAAAGCGGAAAAGAAATTGGAAGACAATCCGTATGACCTTGATGCATGGAGCATTCTCATTCGCGAGGCACAG AATCAGCCTATAGACAAAGCACGGAAGACATATGAGCGACTTGTTGCCCAGTTCCCGAGCTCTGGCAGATTCTGGAAACTTTACGTTGAAGCAGag GTAAAAGCTAAAAATGATGACAAAGTTGAAAAGGTGAGTGTCCAGAGAACCTACTGCCTCGtacatgtatttatacaataa